The Pseudomonas alkylphenolica genomic sequence CTTGCTTTTATCCGGGCCAGCAGCGGTCGCACAGTGGAACTGGGCGAGCGCTTGCGCCAATTGCTCGAACCATCGCGGCAGACGCCGGGTTGCCTGCACTTCAACCTGCAACAGTCCCAGGCCGATGCCGATCTGTGGCTGTTGAGTGGTTTCTGGCGTGATCAGCAGGCGATGAGCGGTTACTTTG encodes the following:
- a CDS encoding antibiotic biosynthesis monooxygenase family protein — protein: MTSPHSVTHLAFIRASSGRTVELGERLRQLLEPSRQTPGCLHFNLQQSQADADLWLLSGFWRDQQAMSGYFASPTLDLFGELVQAQVVASLDLHTFGEPSAG